The genomic window AAATTCGTGCGGCGGCTCCAGCCCCGCCCATTCCAAAAACAGCGCAGCGCGCTTGGCCGCTTCGGGTGCCACCATGCGCTGCATTTCCCGCAGGTTGTCGCTGTCCATGGCGAGCAGCAGGTCGTAGCGCTCGAAGTCCGCAGCCGTAAGCTGGCGTGCGCGATGCGTGCCAAGTTCGTAACCGGCACCCGCTGCCGCCGCACGCATGCGCGGATCAGCCTGCTCGCCGGCATGCCAGCCACCCGTACCGCATGAGGCCACCGGGATCTTCAAGCCTGCTTCGGTCAGACGCTTGCGCGCCACTGCCTCCACCAAAGGCGAGCGGCAAATATTGCCCATGCAAACAAACAAAATGTTGCGAACATTCACGACTGACTACTCACCCATGCTTCCGCGCGCTGCAGATCGGCTTCGGTATCGATGCCCGGCGGGAAAGGCTCGGGCGTCAGGCGCGCAGCAATAGGATAGCCGTGTTCCAGCACGCGCAACTGCTCGAGCGATTCGGCGTGCTCCAGCGGCGTGCGCGTCAGCTTGGCGTATTGCTGCAGAAAACCGGCACGGTAGGCATAGATGCCGATATGCCGCAGGAATGGCAGGTCTTTCGGCAGCGTGTCGCGGTTCGCGGCAAAGGCGTCACGTGCCCAGGGCAACGGCGCGCGGCTGAAATACAAGGCACGGCCATTCGAGGCACGTACCAGTTTCACCACGTTCGGATCGAACAACTCGTGGGCATCGGCAATTGGGGTAGCAAGGGTCGCCATCGGCGCATCATCCTCGACCAGAGCCTGAGCGACTTCGCGAATGCCTGCAGCGGGCGCAAAGGGCTCATCACCCTGCAGGTTCACCACGATAGTGTCTGCCGACCAGCCGTAATGGGCGGCGCATTCCGCCAAGCGGTCACTGCCGGAGGCGTGGTCGCTGCGGGTCATACAGACATCCACGCCCTGCCCCGACAAGGCATCGACGATACGCTGATCATCTGTCGCCACCACCACTTGCGAGGCACCGGCGAGCAAAGCGCGCTGGGTCACGCGCACCACCATCGGCACACCGGCAATGGGACGGAGTGGTTTGCCGGGCAGACGGGTGGAGCCGTAGCGGGCCGGGATGGCGACAATGAAATGAGGGGTGGATGGCATAAACGACCTTTACCCACCACCCGCAGGAGTGAGGGTTCAATCTGGCAATAGGGCCGATTGTTGCGGAGTGGAAGGGAAAATGAAAACGGCGTGGGCTGCCACTCGGGCATCCCGGTTTCGCCGTGATGGAGAACGCCGCCTCACCGCTGTCCCGGCGAAGGCCGGGCCCCAGGGACTCGAAGAGCTCCAAAGACACTGGGTCCCGGCCTTCGCCGGGACAACGGGCGTCTAGTTAAGACTGTCCTGGAAAGGGTGTCAGCTCAACGCAAACCCGCAGCTGTTCGCCAGCTCCATAAACCCTGGAAACGATGTAGCCACATTGGCGCAATCACCAATCGTCACTTCACCCTTAGCCAGCAAACCCGCCACAGCGAAGCTCATCGCAATGCGATGGTCCCCATGGCTATCCACCGCGCCAGCGCCGATAGCGCCACCATCGATGATCGCGCCATCCGGCGTTTCCTCGATGCGAACGCCTAATGCCCGCATACCGGTTGCCATGGTGGCAATGCGATCGGACTCCTTCACGCGAAGTTCGGCTGCACCACGCACTACCGTGCGCCCTTGCGCTACCGCTGCTGCGATAAACAAGGCCGGGAATTCGTCGATCATGTCCGGCACCAACGTCTCGGGCAGTTCAACGCCGTGCAGCGGCGCGTGCCGGACGATGAGATCCCCGATGACTTCGCCACCGCTCTGGCTCTGGTTCTCGATGCTGATATCGGCCCCCATCAGACGCAGCGCTTCGAGCAACCCTGTGCGGCGGGGATTCAAGCCAACGGACGGCAGACGCAAGACCGAACCGGGCACGATGCTCGCCGCCACCAGGAAAAACGCCGCCGAAGAAAAATCGGCCGGCACCACGACATCCGTTGCGCGCAGGCGATGCCCACCTTCCAGCTTCGCGTAGCCCGGCGAAAACACAATCGGCCAACCGAAGGCAGCAAGCATGCGCTCGGTGTAGTCGCGCGTGGGATGCGGCTCGATCACCTCCGTGCTGCCTTCGGCATACAAACCGGCAAGCAACAAGGCCGATTTCACCTGCGCACTGGCCACCGGCAATTCGTAGCGAATGCCATGCAACGGGCGGCTACCGTGCACACGCAACGGTGGCAGGCCGTCTTGCGTGTCGATTTGCGCACCCATGCCCGCCAGTGGATCGGTGACGCGGCGCATCGGACGCTTGGATAGCGACTCGTCGCCGATCAAGGTGCTGTCGAAGGATTGTCCCGCCAGCAAGCCTGTCAGCAAGCGCATGCCGGTGCCGGCATTGCCGCAATCGAGCGGTTTGTCCGAACCGCGCAAGCCATGCAGCCCGACGCCACGCACAGTGCGCTCACCCTCGGAAGGCGCTTCGATCGATACGCCCAACTGTGCAAGCACCGCGGCTGTCGCGCGTGTGTCTTCGCCTTCCAGAAAACCTCGGATATGCGAAGTGCCTTCGGCAATCGCCGACAGCATCATCGAACGAT from Dyella caseinilytica includes these protein-coding regions:
- the aroA gene encoding 3-phosphoshikimate 1-carboxyvinyltransferase; this encodes MSGAKRLDWVSRPAASLHGDVVVPGDKSVSHRSMMLSAIAEGTSHIRGFLEGEDTRATAAVLAQLGVSIEAPSEGERTVRGVGLHGLRGSDKPLDCGNAGTGMRLLTGLLAGQSFDSTLIGDESLSKRPMRRVTDPLAGMGAQIDTQDGLPPLRVHGSRPLHGIRYELPVASAQVKSALLLAGLYAEGSTEVIEPHPTRDYTERMLAAFGWPIVFSPGYAKLEGGHRLRATDVVVPADFSSAAFFLVAASIVPGSVLRLPSVGLNPRRTGLLEALRLMGADISIENQSQSGGEVIGDLIVRHAPLHGVELPETLVPDMIDEFPALFIAAAVAQGRTVVRGAAELRVKESDRIATMATGMRALGVRIEETPDGAIIDGGAIGAGAVDSHGDHRIAMSFAVAGLLAKGEVTIGDCANVATSFPGFMELANSCGFALS
- a CDS encoding low molecular weight protein-tyrosine-phosphatase, whose amino-acid sequence is MNVRNILFVCMGNICRSPLVEAVARKRLTEAGLKIPVASCGTGGWHAGEQADPRMRAAAAGAGYELGTHRARQLTAADFERYDLLLAMDSDNLREMQRMVAPEAAKRAALFLEWAGLEPPHEFPDPYYGELTGFVQSIVLAEQGVRGLIQRLSTD
- the kdsB gene encoding 3-deoxy-manno-octulosonate cytidylyltransferase, encoding MPSTPHFIVAIPARYGSTRLPGKPLRPIAGVPMVVRVTQRALLAGASQVVVATDDQRIVDALSGQGVDVCMTRSDHASGSDRLAECAAHYGWSADTIVVNLQGDEPFAPAAGIREVAQALVEDDAPMATLATPIADAHELFDPNVVKLVRASNGRALYFSRAPLPWARDAFAANRDTLPKDLPFLRHIGIYAYRAGFLQQYAKLTRTPLEHAESLEQLRVLEHGYPIAARLTPEPFPPGIDTEADLQRAEAWVSSQS